The DNA segment GCACAACTGGCAAGTCTGGTCAAGAAAGTGCGACCCACGCAAGATGAAATCGGCACAAGTCTGGGTGATCGCGGCGCAATCCATCATGAGCCGGAAATGCCCCGGCTCCAGGTGCGGACCGCCACTTTCCTGGCTATGGCTCAAGGCCATGTGCAGGCAGGCATTGTGGCATTTCTGGCATGCCTCAAGGCATTTTTTCATTTCAGTACTAAGTGGATGGTGCATGCCGCTCTCCGCCGCTATCCTTGCAAGACCGTTGGAATGCCGCCCAGCCGGGCAGCATCAGGA comes from the Janthinobacterium sp. 17J80-10 genome and includes:
- a CDS encoding four-helix bundle copper-binding protein yields the protein MKKCLEACQKCHNACLHMALSHSQESGGPHLEPGHFRLMMDCAAITQTCADFILRGSHFLDQTCQLCAAICELCAQGCEQAGGMAESAQACRRCAESCRQVIESMVVKLA